A part of Saimiri boliviensis isolate mSaiBol1 chromosome 13, mSaiBol1.pri, whole genome shotgun sequence genomic DNA contains:
- the SERPINB3 gene encoding serpin B3 isoform X2, whose product MNSLSEANTQFLVDLFQQFRKSENNIFYSPISITTALGMVLLGAKGNTAQQINKVLHFDQITENTTEKAATYQVDKSGNVHQQFQKLLTELNKSTDAYELKIANKLFGEKTYQFLKEYLDAMKKYYQTSVESVDFAKAPEESRKKINSWVESQTNEKIKNLFPNKTIDRDTKLVLVNAIYFKGQWETKFNKEDTKEEKFWSNKDVQAKVLEMPYKAKDLSMIVLLPNEPDGLQKLEEKLTAEKLMKWTSLQNMREVRVNLHLPRFKVEEAYDLKDTLSTMGMVDVFGDADLSGMAGSRDLVVSHVLHKAFVEVTEEGAKATAVTVITTGVTSPPNEEFHCNHPFLFFIRQNKTNSILFFGRFSSP is encoded by the exons ATGAATTCCCTCAGTGAGGCCAACACCCAGTTCTTGGTCGACCTGTTCCAACAGttcagaaaatcagaaaacaacatCTTCTATTCCCCTATCAGCATCACAACAGCATTAGGGATGGTCCTCTTAGGGGCCAAAGGAAACACTGCACAACAAATTAACAAG GTTCTTCACTTTGATCAAatcacagagaacaccacagaaaAAGCTGCCACATATCAG GTTGATAAGTCAGGAAATGTTCATCAGCAGTTTCAAAAGCTTCTGACTGAATTAAACAAATCCACTGATGCATATGAACTGAAGATCGCCAACAAGCTCTTCGGAGAAAAGACGTAtcaatttttaaag GAATATTTAGATGCCATGAAGAAATATTACCAGACCAGTGTGGAATCTGTTGATTTTGCAAAAGCTCCAGAAGAAAGTCGAAAGAAGATTAACTCCTGGGTGGAAAGTCAAACGAATG aaaaaattaaaaacctatttCCTAATAAGACTATTGATAGAGACACCAAATTGGTTCTTGTGAACGCAATCTATTTCAAAGGGCAGTGGGAGACGAAATTTAATAAAGAAGATACTAAAGAGGAAAAATTTTGGTCAAACAAG GATGTACAGGCAAAGGTCCTGGAAATGCCATACAAAGCCAAAGATCTAAGCATGATTGTGCTGCTGCCAAATGAACCTGATGGTCTGCAGAAG cTTGAAGAGAAACTCACTGCTGAAAAATTGATGAAATGGACAAGTTTGCAGAACATGAGAGAGGTGCGTGTGAATTTACACTTACCTCGGTTCAAAGTGGAAGAGGCCTATGATCTCAAGGACACATTGAGCACCATGGGAATGGTGGATGTCTTCGGTGATGCAGACCTCTCAGGCATGGCTGGGAGCCGGGATCTTGTGGTATCTCACGTTCTACACAAGGCCTTTGTGGAGGTCACTGAGGAGGGAGCAAAGGCCACAGCTGTCACGGTGATAACAACAGGCGTCACATCACCTCCTAATGAAGAGTTCCATTGTAATCACCCTTTCCTATTCTTCATCAGGCAAAATAAGACCAATAGCATCCTCTTCTTTGGCAGATTCTCATCCCCTTAG
- the SERPINB3 gene encoding serpin B3 isoform X1, whose protein sequence is MNSLSEANTQFLVDLFQQFRKSENNIFYSPISITTALGMVLLGAKGNTAQQINKVLHFDQITENTTEKAATYQVDKSGNVHQQFQKLLTELNKSTDAYELKIANKLFGEKTYQFLKEYLDAMKKYYQTSVESVDFAKAPEESRKKINSWVESQTNEKIKNLFPNKTIDRDTKLVLVNAIYFKGQWETKFNKEDTKEEKFWSNKNTYKPVQMMRQYTLFNFALLEDVQAKVLEMPYKAKDLSMIVLLPNEPDGLQKLEEKLTAEKLMKWTSLQNMREVRVNLHLPRFKVEEAYDLKDTLSTMGMVDVFGDADLSGMAGSRDLVVSHVLHKAFVEVTEEGAKATAVTVITTGVTSPPNEEFHCNHPFLFFIRQNKTNSILFFGRFSSP, encoded by the exons ATGAATTCCCTCAGTGAGGCCAACACCCAGTTCTTGGTCGACCTGTTCCAACAGttcagaaaatcagaaaacaacatCTTCTATTCCCCTATCAGCATCACAACAGCATTAGGGATGGTCCTCTTAGGGGCCAAAGGAAACACTGCACAACAAATTAACAAG GTTCTTCACTTTGATCAAatcacagagaacaccacagaaaAAGCTGCCACATATCAG GTTGATAAGTCAGGAAATGTTCATCAGCAGTTTCAAAAGCTTCTGACTGAATTAAACAAATCCACTGATGCATATGAACTGAAGATCGCCAACAAGCTCTTCGGAGAAAAGACGTAtcaatttttaaag GAATATTTAGATGCCATGAAGAAATATTACCAGACCAGTGTGGAATCTGTTGATTTTGCAAAAGCTCCAGAAGAAAGTCGAAAGAAGATTAACTCCTGGGTGGAAAGTCAAACGAATG aaaaaattaaaaacctatttCCTAATAAGACTATTGATAGAGACACCAAATTGGTTCTTGTGAACGCAATCTATTTCAAAGGGCAGTGGGAGACGAAATTTAATAAAGAAGATACTAAAGAGGAAAAATTTTGGTCAAACAAG AATACATACAAACCCGTACAGATGATGAGGCAATACACGCTCTTTAATTTTGCCTTGCTGGAGGATGTACAGGCAAAGGTCCTGGAAATGCCATACAAAGCCAAAGATCTAAGCATGATTGTGCTGCTGCCAAATGAACCTGATGGTCTGCAGAAG cTTGAAGAGAAACTCACTGCTGAAAAATTGATGAAATGGACAAGTTTGCAGAACATGAGAGAGGTGCGTGTGAATTTACACTTACCTCGGTTCAAAGTGGAAGAGGCCTATGATCTCAAGGACACATTGAGCACCATGGGAATGGTGGATGTCTTCGGTGATGCAGACCTCTCAGGCATGGCTGGGAGCCGGGATCTTGTGGTATCTCACGTTCTACACAAGGCCTTTGTGGAGGTCACTGAGGAGGGAGCAAAGGCCACAGCTGTCACGGTGATAACAACAGGCGTCACATCACCTCCTAATGAAGAGTTCCATTGTAATCACCCTTTCCTATTCTTCATCAGGCAAAATAAGACCAATAGCATCCTCTTCTTTGGCAGATTCTCATCCCCTTAG